A region of the Deinococcus seoulensis genome:
ACCCGGTCCTGACACACCTCCGGATCTGCGCAACCACCACGAACGCTGATACGGACTCGGATTGAATGGCCTTTGCAGTCCATTCAATCCGAGCAGATGCGAGTAGGAGCCGGGAGAGTTCCGGACGTGGAGTTGGCAAGCTGCTGTTACGGGTTGTGAATGAAACAAACGGAATCCGGATGCCTCTTGCGTATACCGTGGGCACGCATACGTAACATGTGGATGTCTGTGATTAGCGGTCGGCCGAAAGGCCGAGTACCGGGTCAGCGCATGAGGCCGGCCAGGACCGCGACGGGGCCCTGGCCGGCCTCATCCCAGGGGGCTTGACACCTTTGCCCACATTGAGCATGCGCAAGGCTATTTCAAAATTTTATTTGGGATTTCATAATCGCCTTCATCTTTGTCAGAGCTATACGCTTTAATTACAAATTCACCATCTTTCCATCCAATACTCAAAAGTATGCTACAGCTATCAAGCATTCCTATCGCGGTTCCATGGGCCAGAACATCCATATCTTTCTGAAGCCTCAATTCTTCATCTTCCGTATTCATAAACCAACTACCGAACCAATCTACTTCCCCGCCATAAATATGATGAACTGCCTCACCTAGACCCAAGGCAAACTTTGGATCTATCTCAAGCCCATCACCGCGCCCACCCTCATACCAGTAAGGCATGCCAACCGAACTCGCCATCACTATTTTCAGACAGTCACCCTTGTGGTAGCCGAAGAGCAGACCACCCAATTTTGCTGACAGTGAGACTGATTGCCTCATCAAAAATACACTTACATTACGGCTAATCTCCACAGAATTTGTTACACCGCGATTATAACTGGAATGGTTCTTGAATCTCGAAGAACTCCATCCGTATCTCTCGGCTACCCTCATCGCTCCTCCACCCAAGAAAATCCCCCCCTTAAGCTATCTTAGTCGATACTTTTTACGTAAAGCTTCAAGGCTAAACGTTCGGCCGCTTGCTACAGGCGTTCCCATATTCGGAGCTCCACATAGAAACTCTGCTCACGAGTAGGACCGGTCGGTCTGACGAGGCCCGACCGCCAGTTCGTTGGAGTCTGGGCGCTCCTGAGCGTCAGGTCACTTTACCACAGTTTGATGCATATATGCCGTGGAATGTCAGTCATGACCCTGGAAGCGTGGAGCAATGCCTTCCAACGGCGAACGCCCCCCTGGTCCTCCCCTACAGCGGACCCCTCTATCAACAGCTTTCGGGTCACACATCCGGCAGATCCGACTGGAGTTGGGATACTCACAGGAGGAACTGGCCGCCAGAGCGCAACTCGACCGCACCTTCGTTGGACGTGTCGAAAGAGGCGAGTTTCGAATCAGCCTCGAAAACGCCGCTGCGTTAGCCAGAGCCTGCGATGTCAGCCTCTGGAAAATTCTCCAACGCGCAGAAGAGACAGAAGCGCTT
Encoded here:
- a CDS encoding helix-turn-helix domain-containing protein, whose product is MPSNGERPPGPPLQRTPLSTAFGSHIRQIRLELGYSQEELAARAQLDRTFVGRVERGEFRISLENAAALARACDVSLWKILQRAEETEALPIKDPSQSH